One region of Miscanthus floridulus cultivar M001 chromosome 19, ASM1932011v1, whole genome shotgun sequence genomic DNA includes:
- the LOC136527303 gene encoding LRR receptor-like serine/threonine-protein kinase ER1 — protein sequence MPVRSSVPMTTTAARALVALLLVAVAVADDGATLVEIKKSFRNVGNVLYDWAGDDYCSWRGVLCDNVTFAVAALNLSGLNLEGEISPAVGSLKSLVSIDLKSNGLSGQIPDEIGDCSSLKTLDFSFNNLDGDIPFSISKLKHLENLILKNNQLIGAIPSTLSQLPNLKILDLAQNKLTGEIPRLIYWNEVLQYLGLRGNHLEGSLSPDMCQLTGLWYFDVKNNSLTGVIPDTIGNCTSFQVLDLSYNRFTGPIPFNIGFLQVATLSLQGNMFTGPIPSVIGLMQALAVLDLSYNQLSGPIPSILGNLTYTEKLYIQGNRLTGSIPPELGNMSTLHYLELNDNQLIGSIPPELGRLTGLFDLNLANNHLEGPIPDNLSSCVNLNSFNAYGNKLNGTIPCSLRKLESMTYLNLSSNFISGSIPIELSRINNLDTLDLSCNMMTGPIPSSIGSLEHLLRLNLSKNGLVGFIPAEFGNLRSVMEIDLSYNHLGGLIPQELEMLQNLMLLKLENNNITGDVSSLMNCFSLNILNVSYNNLAGVVPADNNFTRFSPDSFLGNPGLCGYWLGSSCRSTGHREKPPISKVAIIGVAVGGLVILLMILVAVCRPRRPPAFKDVTVSKQVSNAPPKLVILHMNMALHVYDDIMRMTENLSEKYIIGYGASSTVYKCVLKNCKPVAIKKLYAHYPHSLKEFETELETVGSIKHRNLVSLQGYSLSPVGNLLFYDYMESGSLWDVLHEGSSKKKKLDWETRLRIALGAAQGLAYLHHDCSPRIIHRDVKSKNILLDKDYEAHLTDFGIAKSLCVSKTHTSTYVMGTIGYIDPEYARTSRLNEKSDVYSYGIVLLELLTGKKPVDNECNLHHLILSKTASNEVMDTVDPDIGDTCKDLGEVKKLFQLALLCTKRQPSDRPTMHEVVRVLDCLANPDLPPKPSAHQLGQLPQPSPAVPSYINEYVSLRGTAALSCANSSSTSDAELFLKFGEAISQIME from the exons ATGCCTGTCCGCAGCTCAGTGCCCATGACGACGACGGCCGCCCGTGCTCTCGTCGCCCTCCtcctcgtcgccgtcgccgtcgccgacgaTG GGGCGACGCTGGTGGAGATCAAGAAGTCCTTCCGCAACGTCGGCAACGTACTGTACGATTGGGCCGGCGACGACTACTGCTCCTGGCGCGGCGTCCTGTGCGACAACGTCACATTCGCCGTCGCTGCGCT CAACCTCTCTGGCCTCAACCTTGAGGGCGAGATCTCTCCAGCCGTCGGCAGCCTCAAGAGCCTCGTCTCCAT CGATCTGAAGTCAAATGGGCTATCCGGGCAGATCCCTGATGAGATTGGCGATTGTTCATCACTTAAGACTCT GGACTTTTCTTTCAACAACCTGGATGGCGACATACCATTTTCTATATCAAAGCTGAAGCACCTGGAGAACTT aatattgaagaacaaccaGCTGATTGGTGCTATCCCATCAACATTGTCACAGCTCCCAAATTTGAAGATTTT GGATTTGGCACAAAACAAACTGACTGGGGAGATACCAAGGCTTATCTACTGGAATGAGGTTCTTCAATATCT GGGCTTGCGGGGCAATCATTTAGAAGGAAGCCTCTCTCCTGATATGTGCCAGCTGACTGGCCTTTGGTACTT TGATGTGAAGAACAATAGCTTGACTGGGGTGATACCAGACACCATTGGGAATTGTACAAGTTTTCAGGTCTT GGATTTGTCTTACAACCGCTTTACTGGACCAATCCCATTCAACATTGGTTTCCTACAAGTGGCTACACT ATCCTTGCAAGGGAACATGTTCACCGGTCCAATTCCTTCAGTAATTGGTCTTATGCAGGCTCTCGCTGTTCT AGATCTGAGTTACAACCAATTATCTGGTCCTATACCATCTATACTAGGCAACTTGACATATACTGAGAAGCT GTACATCCAAGGCAATAGGTTAACTGGGTCGATACCACCAGAGTTAGGAAATATGTCAACACTTCATTACCT AGAACTGAACGATAATCAACTTATTGGGTCAATTCCACCAGAGCTTGGAAGGCTAACAGGCTTGTTTGACCT GAACCTTGCGAATAACCACCTTGAAGGACCAATTCCTGACAACCTAAGTTCATGTGTGAATCTCAATAGCTT CAATGCTTATGGCAACAAGTTAAATGGGACCATTCCTTGTTCGTTGCGGAAACTTGAAAGCATGACCTATTT AAATCTGtcatcaaatttcataagtgGATCTATTCCTATTGAGCTATCAAGGATCAACAATTTGGACACGTT GGACTTGTCCTGTAACATGATGACTGGTCCAATTCCATCATCCATTGGCAGCCTAGAGCATCTATTGAGGCT TAACTTGAGCAAGAATGGTCTAGTTGGATTCATCCCTGCGGAGTTTGGTAATTTGAGGAGTGTCATGGAGAT TGATTTATCCTATAATCACCTTGGTGGCCTGATTCCTCAAGAACTTGAAATGCTGCAAAACCTGATGTTGTT AAAACTGGAAAATAACAATATAACTGGCGATGTGTCTTCTCTGATGAACTGCTTCAGCCTCAATATCTT AAATGTGTCATACAATAATTTGGCTGGTGTTGTCCCTGCTGACAACAACTTTACACGGTTTTCACCTGACAG CTTTTTAGGTAATCCTGGACTCTGTGGATATTGGCTTGGTTCTTCGTGTCGTTCCACTGGCCACCGCGAGAAAC CACCAATCTCAAAGGTTGCCATAATTGGTGTTGCTGTGGGTGGACTTGTTATCCTCCTGATGATCTTAGTGGCTGTTTGCAGACCACGCCGTCCACCTGCTTTTAAAGATGTCACTGTAAGCAAGCAAG TGAGCAATGCTCCCCCCAAGCTGGTTATCCTTCATATGAACATGGCCCTTCATGTATACGATGATATAATGAGGATGACTGAGAACTTGAGTGAGAAATACATCATTGGATACGGGGCGTCAAGTACAGTTTATAAATGTGTTCTAAAGAATTGCAAACCAGTGGCAATAAAAAAGCTGTATGCCCACTACCCGCACAGCCTTAAGGAATTTGAAACTGAGCTCGAGACTGTTGGTAGCATCAAGCACCGGAATCTAGTCAGCCTTCAAGGGTACTCACTATCACCTGTTGGGAACCTCCTCTTTTATGATTATATGGAAAGTGGCAGCTTATGGGATGTTTTACATG AAGGTTCATCCAAGAAGAAAAAACTTGACTGGGAGACTCGCCTACGGATTGCTCTTGGTGCAGCTCAAGGCCTTGCTTACCTTCACCATGACTGCAGTCCACGAATAATTCACCGGGATGTAAAATCAAAGAATATACTCCTTGACAAAGATTATGAGGCCCATCTTACAGACTTTGGCATTGCTAAGAGCTTATGTGTCTCAAAAACTCACACATCAACCTATGTCATGGGCACTATTGGCTACATTGATCCTGAGTACGCCCGCACTTCCCGTCTCAATGAAAAGTCTGATGTCTACAGCTATGGCATTGTTCTGCTGGAGCTGCTGACTGGCAAGAAGCCAGTGGACAACGAGTGCAATCTCCATCACTTG ATCCTATCGAAGACAGCAAGCAACGAGGTCATGGATACCGTGGACCCTGACATCGGAGACACCTGCAAGGACCTCGGCGAGGTGAAGAAGCTCTTCCAGCTGGCGCTCCTTTGCACCAAGCGGCAACCCTCGGACCGACCGACGATGCACGAGGTGGTGCGTGTCCTGGACTGCCTGGCGAACCCCGATCTGCCGCCAAAGCCGTCCGCCCATCAGCTGGGCCAGCTGCCGCAGCCGTCTCCAGCTGTGCCAAGCTACATCAACGAGTACGTCAGCCTGCGGGGCACTGCCGCTCTCTCCTGCGCCAACTCGTCCAGCACCTCAGACGCCGAGCTGTTCCTCAAGTTCGGCGAGGCCATCTCGCAGATCATGGAGTAG